In a single window of the Eleginops maclovinus isolate JMC-PN-2008 ecotype Puerto Natales chromosome 6, JC_Emac_rtc_rv5, whole genome shotgun sequence genome:
- the LOC134866643 gene encoding ATP-sensitive inward rectifier potassium channel 10 isoform X1: MTSATPPSSRSSSPQKVCHSQTQTDVLKPLLGGGVSGAGGTLRKRRRVLSKDGRSNVRIEHVSGRSALYMRDLWTTFLDMQWRYKLFLFTATFAGTWFLFGVLWYLLALVHEDLLEFDPPSNHTPCVMQVQTLTGAFLFSLETQTTIGYGFRCITEECPVAIILLIVQLVLTMLMEIFITGTFLAKIARPKKRGETVKFSQHAVVSTHEGRPCLMIRVANMRKSLLLGCQVTGKLLQTSLTKEGETVRLDQRNVPFEVDMSSDSPFLILPLTFYHIIDENSPLRAWAAKGGGWTDPELADFELLVIMSATVEPTSATCQVRTSYLPDEILWGYEFPPVVSLSPSGKYVADFAFFDKVAKTKTTPIFKPSSSQHGQYQSNGGGTAPDVSDPEKVRLEQSYRERGEERGRARDTPLSVRISNV; the protein is encoded by the exons ATGACATCTGCCACACCTCCTTCCTCTCGTAGCTCCTCCCCTCAGAAGGTGTGCCACTCccagacacagacagatgttTTGAAACCCTTACTGGGTGGCGGCGTATCCGGTGCCGGCGGGactctgaggaagaggaggcgtGTCCTGTCCAAAGATGGGCGTAGCAACGTACGCATCGAGCATGTCAGCGGGCGAAGTGCTCTGTACATGCGTGACCTCTGGACAACATTTCTGGACATGCAGTGGCGCTACAAGTTGTTCTTGTTCACGGCTACGTTTGCAGGGACCTGGTTCCTGTTCGGGGTGCTGTGGTATCTGTTGGCACTGGTGCATGAAGACCTACTTG AATTCGACCCTCCATCAAATCACACACCGTGTGTGATGCAGGTGCAAACCCTGACAGGGGCTTTCCTCTTCTCCCTGGAGACCCAGACAACCATTGGTTATGGTTTTCGATGCATCACTGAGGAATGTCCAGTCgccatcatcctcctcatcgtccAGCTGGTCCTCACCATGCTGATGGAGATCTTCATCACCGGTACCTTCCTGGCCAAG ATCGCACGGCCAAAGAAGCGAGGGGAGACAGTGAAGTTTAGCCAGCATGCTGTGGTGTCAACCCACGAAGGGCGACCCTGCCTGATGATAAGGGTGGCCAACATGCGCAAGAGTCTCCTGCTCGGGTGTCAG GTGACTGGAAAACTGCTCCAGACTTCTCTGACCAAGGAAGGCGAGACCGTTCGTCTGGACCAGAGGAACGTGCCCTTTGAAGTAGACATGTCCAGCGACAGCCCCTTCCTCATCCTGCCCCTCACCTTCTATCACATCATAGATGAAAACAGCCCGCTGAGAGCCTGGGCAGCCAAGG GTGGGGGCTGGACAGATCCTGAGTTGGCAGACTTTGAACTGTTGGTGATCATGAGTGCAACAGTTGAACCGACCTCCGCCACCTGCCAGGTGCGCACCTCCTACCTGCCGGATGAGATTCTGTGGGGTTATGAGTTCCCCCCTGtagtctctctctccccatcaGGCAAATACGTAGCGGACTTCGCCTTCTTCGACAAAGTGGCTAAGACAAAGACCACGCCCATTTTCAAACCATCCAGCTCCCAGCATGGCCAGTACCAGAGCAACGGGGGCGGGACCGCCCCTGACGTGTCCGATCCGGAAAAGGTCCGCCTCGAGCAGAGCtacagggagagaggggaggaacgTGGCCGGGCCAGAGACACTCCTCTCAGTGTTCGCATCAGCAACGTGTGA
- the LOC134865434 gene encoding SLAM family member 9-like isoform X4: MKSLVLLLFVAYELYLCESQGISAGTVFVLKGEDVLLKVPDDDALKDFNLFSWKFNVNIVLLTVSPGNNPNIFPNYKERVEFPVNNFSVKVKNLQEADSGVYTAEVLNNLGKLTTAAEYNVKVQDRASLPLLTVVNNSVSDNSSSSCTLSVTCSTQDSHINSTFRCDNQTCSQEGGKPSEVIPDTFLQVLQSSGSIICNHSNQVSWTNSTIIIKDVCTKHIDPTSSNSVPIILGVLFLILIIIGVVLLYRWKRRQSCRYCPASGSDR; encoded by the exons ATGAAGTCGTTGGTCTTACTTCTCTTTGTCGCTTACGAGCTTTATTTATGTGAATCACAAG GGATCAGTGCTGGGACTGTGTTTGTGCTGAAGGGAGAGGATGTGCTTCTGAAAGTCCCAGATGATGATGCTCTTAAGGACTTTAATCTGTTTTCATGGAAATTTAATGTAAACATAGTTTTATTAACAGTTTCCCCTGGTAACAATCCAAACATATTTCCTAATTATAAAGAACGGGTTGAGTTTCCTGTGAACAATTTCTCTGTGAAAGTGAAGAATCTACAAGAGGCAGACAGTGGAGTTTACACTGCTGAAGTGTTAAATAACTTAGGGAAACTAACAACAGCAGCTGAATACAACGTCAAAGTTCAAG ATCGAgcgtctcttcctctcctcacagTGGTGAATAACTCTGTCTCCGataactcctcctcctcctgtaccTTATCTGTGACCTGCAGCACACAGGACTCTCACATCAACAGCACTTTCAGATGTGACAACCAAACCTGCAGTCAAGAGGGAGGAAAGCCATCAGAGGTGATCCCTGACACTTTTCTCCAGGTCCTCCAATCAAGTGGCTCGATCATCTGCAACCATAGCAACCAGGTCAGCTGGACCAACAGTACCATAATAATCAAAGATGTCTGCACCAAACACATTG ATCCTACCTCATCAAACAGTGTTCCCATCATTTTGGGAGTATTATTCCTAATACTCATCATCATTGGTGTAGTACTTCTGTATCGTTGGAAGAGAAGACAAA GTTGTAGGTACTGTCCGGCCTCAGGATCGGACAGATGA
- the LOC134866643 gene encoding ATP-sensitive inward rectifier potassium channel 10 isoform X3, with the protein MRDLWTTFLDMQWRYKLFLFTATFAGTWFLFGVLWYLLALVHEDLLEFDPPSNHTPCVMQVQTLTGAFLFSLETQTTIGYGFRCITEECPVAIILLIVQLVLTMLMEIFITGTFLAKIARPKKRGETVKFSQHAVVSTHEGRPCLMIRVANMRKSLLLGCQVTGKLLQTSLTKEGETVRLDQRNVPFEVDMSSDSPFLILPLTFYHIIDENSPLRAWAAKGGGWTDPELADFELLVIMSATVEPTSATCQVRTSYLPDEILWGYEFPPVVSLSPSGKYVADFAFFDKVAKTKTTPIFKPSSSQHGQYQSNGGGTAPDVSDPEKVRLEQSYRERGEERGRARDTPLSVRISNV; encoded by the exons ATGCGTGACCTCTGGACAACATTTCTGGACATGCAGTGGCGCTACAAGTTGTTCTTGTTCACGGCTACGTTTGCAGGGACCTGGTTCCTGTTCGGGGTGCTGTGGTATCTGTTGGCACTGGTGCATGAAGACCTACTTG AATTCGACCCTCCATCAAATCACACACCGTGTGTGATGCAGGTGCAAACCCTGACAGGGGCTTTCCTCTTCTCCCTGGAGACCCAGACAACCATTGGTTATGGTTTTCGATGCATCACTGAGGAATGTCCAGTCgccatcatcctcctcatcgtccAGCTGGTCCTCACCATGCTGATGGAGATCTTCATCACCGGTACCTTCCTGGCCAAG ATCGCACGGCCAAAGAAGCGAGGGGAGACAGTGAAGTTTAGCCAGCATGCTGTGGTGTCAACCCACGAAGGGCGACCCTGCCTGATGATAAGGGTGGCCAACATGCGCAAGAGTCTCCTGCTCGGGTGTCAG GTGACTGGAAAACTGCTCCAGACTTCTCTGACCAAGGAAGGCGAGACCGTTCGTCTGGACCAGAGGAACGTGCCCTTTGAAGTAGACATGTCCAGCGACAGCCCCTTCCTCATCCTGCCCCTCACCTTCTATCACATCATAGATGAAAACAGCCCGCTGAGAGCCTGGGCAGCCAAGG GTGGGGGCTGGACAGATCCTGAGTTGGCAGACTTTGAACTGTTGGTGATCATGAGTGCAACAGTTGAACCGACCTCCGCCACCTGCCAGGTGCGCACCTCCTACCTGCCGGATGAGATTCTGTGGGGTTATGAGTTCCCCCCTGtagtctctctctccccatcaGGCAAATACGTAGCGGACTTCGCCTTCTTCGACAAAGTGGCTAAGACAAAGACCACGCCCATTTTCAAACCATCCAGCTCCCAGCATGGCCAGTACCAGAGCAACGGGGGCGGGACCGCCCCTGACGTGTCCGATCCGGAAAAGGTCCGCCTCGAGCAGAGCtacagggagagaggggaggaacgTGGCCGGGCCAGAGACACTCCTCTCAGTGTTCGCATCAGCAACGTGTGA
- the LOC134865434 gene encoding SLAM family member 7-like isoform X3 has protein sequence MKSLVLLLFVAYELYLCESQGISAGTVFVLKGEDVLLKVPDDDALKDFNLFSWKFNVNIVLLTVSPGNNPNIFPNYKERVEFPVNNFSVKVKNLQEADSGVYTAEVLNNLGKLTTAAEYNVKVQDRASLPLLTVVNNSVSDNSSSSCTLSVTCSTQDSHINSTFRCDNQTCSQEGGKPSEVIPDTFLQVLQSSGSIICNHSNQVSWTNSTIIIKDVCTKHIVTDPTSSNSVPIILGVLFLILIIIGVVLLYRWKRRQSCRYCPASGSDR, from the exons ATGAAGTCGTTGGTCTTACTTCTCTTTGTCGCTTACGAGCTTTATTTATGTGAATCACAAG GGATCAGTGCTGGGACTGTGTTTGTGCTGAAGGGAGAGGATGTGCTTCTGAAAGTCCCAGATGATGATGCTCTTAAGGACTTTAATCTGTTTTCATGGAAATTTAATGTAAACATAGTTTTATTAACAGTTTCCCCTGGTAACAATCCAAACATATTTCCTAATTATAAAGAACGGGTTGAGTTTCCTGTGAACAATTTCTCTGTGAAAGTGAAGAATCTACAAGAGGCAGACAGTGGAGTTTACACTGCTGAAGTGTTAAATAACTTAGGGAAACTAACAACAGCAGCTGAATACAACGTCAAAGTTCAAG ATCGAgcgtctcttcctctcctcacagTGGTGAATAACTCTGTCTCCGataactcctcctcctcctgtaccTTATCTGTGACCTGCAGCACACAGGACTCTCACATCAACAGCACTTTCAGATGTGACAACCAAACCTGCAGTCAAGAGGGAGGAAAGCCATCAGAGGTGATCCCTGACACTTTTCTCCAGGTCCTCCAATCAAGTGGCTCGATCATCTGCAACCATAGCAACCAGGTCAGCTGGACCAACAGTACCATAATAATCAAAGATGTCTGCACCAAACACATTG TTACAGATCCTACCTCATCAAACAGTGTTCCCATCATTTTGGGAGTATTATTCCTAATACTCATCATCATTGGTGTAGTACTTCTGTATCGTTGGAAGAGAAGACAAA GTTGTAGGTACTGTCCGGCCTCAGGATCGGACAGATGA
- the LOC134865436 gene encoding SLAM family member 9-like, with amino-acid sequence MFIFVILGLLVCTEAQGISAGTVFVLKGEDVPLKVTKAVVLLELHLLSWKFKETNIVRFNSNNKKDVSPSYTGRLEFSVIDFSVVLKNLQEADSGVYTAIVTKLSGDEIAAQYNVKVQDRASLPLLTVVNNSVSDNSSSCTLSVTCSTQDSHINSTLRCDTRTCSQEGGEPSEVIPDTFLQVLQSSGSIICNHSNHVSWTNSTIIIKDVCTKLNHPGRPSSDIDVCLVKTCVFSVGLIIMVSAVITVHLMERFKKNQ; translated from the exons ATGTTTATCTTCGTGATTCTGGGGCTGCTGGTCTGCACTGAGGCACAAG GGATCAGTGCTGGGACTGTGTTTGTGCTGAAGGGAGAGGATGTGCCTCTGAAAGTCACCAAAGCTGTTGTTCTTTTGGAATTACATTTATTGTCCTGGAAATTTAAAGAAACTAACATTGTGAGATTCAAttctaataataaaaaagacgTCTCTCCTAGTTACACTGGAAGACTTGAGTTTTCTGTGATAGATTTCTCTGTGGTCTTGAAGAATCTACAAGAGGCAGACAGTGGAGTTTACACGGCTATAGTGACAAAGCTTTCAGGAGATGAAATAGCAGCTCAATACAACGTCAAAGTTCAAG ATCGAgcgtctcttcctctcctcacagTGGTGAATAACTCTGTCTCCGATAACTCCTCCTCCTGTACCTTATCTGTGACCTGCAGCACACAGGACTCTCACATCAACAGCACTTTGAGATGTGACACCAGAACCTGCAGTCAAGAGGGAGGAGAGCCATCAGAGGTGATCCCTGACACTTTTCTCCAGGTCCTCCAATCAAGTGGCTCGATCATCTGCAACCATAGCAACCATGTCAGCTGGACCAACAGTACCATAATAATCAAAGATGTCTGCACCAAACTCAATC accCAGGGAGACCCTCTTCTGATATCGATGTGTGCCTGGTGAAGacgtgtgtgttctctgtgggTCTGATCATCATGGTGTCTGCTGTCATCACTGTTCATCTCATGGAGAGGTTCAAGAAGAACCAATAA
- the LOC134865434 gene encoding SLAM family member 9-like isoform X2 has protein sequence MKSLVLLLFVAYELYLCESQGISAGTVFVLKGEDVLLKVPDDDALKDFNLFSWKFNVNIVLLTVSPGNNPNIFPNYKERVEFPVNNFSVKVKNLQEADSGVYTAEVLNNLGKLTTAAEYNVKVQDRASLPLLTVVNNSVSDNSSSSCTLSVTCSTQDSHINSTFRCDNQTCSQEGGKPSEVIPDTFLQVLQSSGSIICNHSNQVSWTNSTIIIKDVCTKHIDPTSSNSVPIILGVLFLILIIIGVVLLYRWKRRQSKRESVENTVYATPEVVGTVRPQDRTDDSVPLDTTYSSVGPHTGPPANTGPPRGTGQLESVYAQINKT, from the exons ATGAAGTCGTTGGTCTTACTTCTCTTTGTCGCTTACGAGCTTTATTTATGTGAATCACAAG GGATCAGTGCTGGGACTGTGTTTGTGCTGAAGGGAGAGGATGTGCTTCTGAAAGTCCCAGATGATGATGCTCTTAAGGACTTTAATCTGTTTTCATGGAAATTTAATGTAAACATAGTTTTATTAACAGTTTCCCCTGGTAACAATCCAAACATATTTCCTAATTATAAAGAACGGGTTGAGTTTCCTGTGAACAATTTCTCTGTGAAAGTGAAGAATCTACAAGAGGCAGACAGTGGAGTTTACACTGCTGAAGTGTTAAATAACTTAGGGAAACTAACAACAGCAGCTGAATACAACGTCAAAGTTCAAG ATCGAgcgtctcttcctctcctcacagTGGTGAATAACTCTGTCTCCGataactcctcctcctcctgtaccTTATCTGTGACCTGCAGCACACAGGACTCTCACATCAACAGCACTTTCAGATGTGACAACCAAACCTGCAGTCAAGAGGGAGGAAAGCCATCAGAGGTGATCCCTGACACTTTTCTCCAGGTCCTCCAATCAAGTGGCTCGATCATCTGCAACCATAGCAACCAGGTCAGCTGGACCAACAGTACCATAATAATCAAAGATGTCTGCACCAAACACATTG ATCCTACCTCATCAAACAGTGTTCCCATCATTTTGGGAGTATTATTCCTAATACTCATCATCATTGGTGTAGTACTTCTGTATCGTTGGAAGAGAAGACAAA GCAAAAGAGAGAGTGTCGAAAATACAGTTTACGCAACTCCTGAG GTTGTAGGTACTGTCCGGCCTCAGGATCGGACAGATGATTCTGTACCTCTGGATACCACCTACTCCAGTGTTGGGCCTCACACTGGACCCCCGGCAAACACTGGACCCCCTAGAGGCACAGGTCAGCTAGAGAGTGTGTATGCTCAGATAAACAAGACATAG
- the LOC134865434 gene encoding SLAM family member 7-like isoform X1 → MKSLVLLLFVAYELYLCESQGISAGTVFVLKGEDVLLKVPDDDALKDFNLFSWKFNVNIVLLTVSPGNNPNIFPNYKERVEFPVNNFSVKVKNLQEADSGVYTAEVLNNLGKLTTAAEYNVKVQDRASLPLLTVVNNSVSDNSSSSCTLSVTCSTQDSHINSTFRCDNQTCSQEGGKPSEVIPDTFLQVLQSSGSIICNHSNQVSWTNSTIIIKDVCTKHIVTDPTSSNSVPIILGVLFLILIIIGVVLLYRWKRRQSKRESVENTVYATPEVVGTVRPQDRTDDSVPLDTTYSSVGPHTGPPANTGPPRGTGQLESVYAQINKT, encoded by the exons ATGAAGTCGTTGGTCTTACTTCTCTTTGTCGCTTACGAGCTTTATTTATGTGAATCACAAG GGATCAGTGCTGGGACTGTGTTTGTGCTGAAGGGAGAGGATGTGCTTCTGAAAGTCCCAGATGATGATGCTCTTAAGGACTTTAATCTGTTTTCATGGAAATTTAATGTAAACATAGTTTTATTAACAGTTTCCCCTGGTAACAATCCAAACATATTTCCTAATTATAAAGAACGGGTTGAGTTTCCTGTGAACAATTTCTCTGTGAAAGTGAAGAATCTACAAGAGGCAGACAGTGGAGTTTACACTGCTGAAGTGTTAAATAACTTAGGGAAACTAACAACAGCAGCTGAATACAACGTCAAAGTTCAAG ATCGAgcgtctcttcctctcctcacagTGGTGAATAACTCTGTCTCCGataactcctcctcctcctgtaccTTATCTGTGACCTGCAGCACACAGGACTCTCACATCAACAGCACTTTCAGATGTGACAACCAAACCTGCAGTCAAGAGGGAGGAAAGCCATCAGAGGTGATCCCTGACACTTTTCTCCAGGTCCTCCAATCAAGTGGCTCGATCATCTGCAACCATAGCAACCAGGTCAGCTGGACCAACAGTACCATAATAATCAAAGATGTCTGCACCAAACACATTG TTACAGATCCTACCTCATCAAACAGTGTTCCCATCATTTTGGGAGTATTATTCCTAATACTCATCATCATTGGTGTAGTACTTCTGTATCGTTGGAAGAGAAGACAAA GCAAAAGAGAGAGTGTCGAAAATACAGTTTACGCAACTCCTGAG GTTGTAGGTACTGTCCGGCCTCAGGATCGGACAGATGATTCTGTACCTCTGGATACCACCTACTCCAGTGTTGGGCCTCACACTGGACCCCCGGCAAACACTGGACCCCCTAGAGGCACAGGTCAGCTAGAGAGTGTGTATGCTCAGATAAACAAGACATAG
- the LOC134865435 gene encoding LOW QUALITY PROTEIN: SLAM family member 7-like (The sequence of the model RefSeq protein was modified relative to this genomic sequence to represent the inferred CDS: inserted 1 base in 1 codon) — MFIFVILGLLVCTEAQGVSAGTVFVLKGEDVLLNLTEDALKDFNQLEWKFNEKAKILTVSPGNNPNIFXKYKERVEFPVNNFSVKLKNLQEADSGVYTATVTDNPGVERTAAQYKIKVQDRASLPLVTVVNNSVSDSYSSSCTFSVTCSTQDSHINSAFRCDNQTCSQEGGEPSEVIPDTFLQVHQSSGSIICNHSNHVSWANSTIIIKDVCSKHFDPGRPSSDIDVCLVKMCVFSVGLIIMVSAVITVHLMERFKKNQ, encoded by the exons ATGTTTATCTTCGTGATTCTGGGGCTGCTGGTCTGCACTGAGGCACAAG GGGTCAGTGCTGGGACTGTGTTTGTGCTGAAGGGAGAGGATGTGCTTCTGAATCTCACAGAAGATGCTCTTAAGGACTTTAATCAGCTTGAATGGAAATTTaatgaaaaagcaaaaatattaacagTTTCCCCTGGTAACAATCCAAACATAT CTAAGTATAAAGAAAGGGTTGAGTTTCCTGTGAACAATTTCTCTGTTAAACTGAAGAATCTACAAGAGGCAGACAGTGGAGTTTACACTGCTACAGTGACAGATAATCCAGGAGTAGAAAGAACAGCAGCTCAATACAAGATTAAAGTTCAAG ATCGAGCGTCTCTTCCTCTCGTCACAGTGGTGAATAACTCTGTCTCCGATAGctactcctcctcctgtacCTTCTCTGTGACCTGCAGCACACAGGACTCTCACATCAACAGCGCTTTCAGATGTGACAACCAAACCTGCAGTCAGGAGGGAGGAGAGCCATCAGAGGTGATCCCTGACACTTTTCTCCAGGTCCACCAATCAAGTGGCTCGATCATCTGTAACCATAGCAACCATGTCAGCTGGGCCAACAGTACCATAATAATCAAAGATGTCTGCAGCAAACATTTTG accCAGGGAGACCCTCTTCTGATATCGATGTGTGCCTggtgaagatgtgtgtgttctctgtgggTCTGATCATCATGGTGTCTGCTGTCATCACTGTTCATCTCATGGAGAGGTTCAAGAAGAACCAATAA
- the LOC134866643 gene encoding ATP-sensitive inward rectifier potassium channel 10 isoform X2 — protein MEMEYILLKSSSPQKVCHSQTQTDVLKPLLGGGVSGAGGTLRKRRRVLSKDGRSNVRIEHVSGRSALYMRDLWTTFLDMQWRYKLFLFTATFAGTWFLFGVLWYLLALVHEDLLEFDPPSNHTPCVMQVQTLTGAFLFSLETQTTIGYGFRCITEECPVAIILLIVQLVLTMLMEIFITGTFLAKIARPKKRGETVKFSQHAVVSTHEGRPCLMIRVANMRKSLLLGCQVTGKLLQTSLTKEGETVRLDQRNVPFEVDMSSDSPFLILPLTFYHIIDENSPLRAWAAKGGGWTDPELADFELLVIMSATVEPTSATCQVRTSYLPDEILWGYEFPPVVSLSPSGKYVADFAFFDKVAKTKTTPIFKPSSSQHGQYQSNGGGTAPDVSDPEKVRLEQSYRERGEERGRARDTPLSVRISNV, from the exons ATGGAGATGGAATACATCCTTCTCAAGAG CTCCTCCCCTCAGAAGGTGTGCCACTCccagacacagacagatgttTTGAAACCCTTACTGGGTGGCGGCGTATCCGGTGCCGGCGGGactctgaggaagaggaggcgtGTCCTGTCCAAAGATGGGCGTAGCAACGTACGCATCGAGCATGTCAGCGGGCGAAGTGCTCTGTACATGCGTGACCTCTGGACAACATTTCTGGACATGCAGTGGCGCTACAAGTTGTTCTTGTTCACGGCTACGTTTGCAGGGACCTGGTTCCTGTTCGGGGTGCTGTGGTATCTGTTGGCACTGGTGCATGAAGACCTACTTG AATTCGACCCTCCATCAAATCACACACCGTGTGTGATGCAGGTGCAAACCCTGACAGGGGCTTTCCTCTTCTCCCTGGAGACCCAGACAACCATTGGTTATGGTTTTCGATGCATCACTGAGGAATGTCCAGTCgccatcatcctcctcatcgtccAGCTGGTCCTCACCATGCTGATGGAGATCTTCATCACCGGTACCTTCCTGGCCAAG ATCGCACGGCCAAAGAAGCGAGGGGAGACAGTGAAGTTTAGCCAGCATGCTGTGGTGTCAACCCACGAAGGGCGACCCTGCCTGATGATAAGGGTGGCCAACATGCGCAAGAGTCTCCTGCTCGGGTGTCAG GTGACTGGAAAACTGCTCCAGACTTCTCTGACCAAGGAAGGCGAGACCGTTCGTCTGGACCAGAGGAACGTGCCCTTTGAAGTAGACATGTCCAGCGACAGCCCCTTCCTCATCCTGCCCCTCACCTTCTATCACATCATAGATGAAAACAGCCCGCTGAGAGCCTGGGCAGCCAAGG GTGGGGGCTGGACAGATCCTGAGTTGGCAGACTTTGAACTGTTGGTGATCATGAGTGCAACAGTTGAACCGACCTCCGCCACCTGCCAGGTGCGCACCTCCTACCTGCCGGATGAGATTCTGTGGGGTTATGAGTTCCCCCCTGtagtctctctctccccatcaGGCAAATACGTAGCGGACTTCGCCTTCTTCGACAAAGTGGCTAAGACAAAGACCACGCCCATTTTCAAACCATCCAGCTCCCAGCATGGCCAGTACCAGAGCAACGGGGGCGGGACCGCCCCTGACGTGTCCGATCCGGAAAAGGTCCGCCTCGAGCAGAGCtacagggagagaggggaggaacgTGGCCGGGCCAGAGACACTCCTCTCAGTGTTCGCATCAGCAACGTGTGA